The Thermosynechococcus sp. HN-54 DNA segment CTCAGATTCTCTGTCCTGTCCCGGCAGATCAACGACCGATCAACGAATATCGTGACCTCAAAGCCTCTTGGTTTTTTGAATGGTCGAGTTGGCCGCGTCCGCGTTTTCAACGGCGTTTGCTACTGCTGTGGGGGATGGCTTGGCTGGTCAGTGGACCGGTGGCGATCGCCAGCTTTTCTCTGAAAGAGGCACCCATTCAGACGTTCTTGGCCGGTGCCCTAGGCGCCAATTTCCTGCTGTTACTCATTCTCCTGCGCCTTGTGTTGGGTTGGGCCTACGTCGGCGATCGCCTGCAACGTCCCACCGTGGTCTATGAAGAAACGGGCTGGTATGACGGTCAAGAGTGGCAAAAACCCGAAGCTGAATTGGCCCAAGATCGCCTGATCTATACCTACGAGTTGCGCCCGATTTTGCAACGGTTACAGATGACCCTTTTGGCGCTTGTGATCTTTTCGTTGGGACTGGCCCTTTCTTGGGCACTCCTGTAGCTGTTGCTGATATTGTTGCTCATTTACCCGCATGACCGAACCTATGTCCAAACGCACCCAAGCCCCTGCCCTCGATATTTGCTTACTGCGGGAAGGGATTGTTGAGTCGCGCCATCATGCCCATGCCGTTGTCTGTGATGTCCGAGGTCGAATTCTTGCCCTTGCGGGAAATGCTGAAACCGCTGCGTTTATTCGCTCTGCCCTCAAGCCCTTTCAAGCCTTGGCAGTGACCACCACGGGAACGATGGAGCGGTTTGATTTGAGCGATCGCGACCTTGCGATTATCTGTAGCTCTCACCAAGGCCGTATTGAGCAAGTCCGCCAAGTCTTTAACATCCTCTGGCGTGCCGATGTGGATCCCACCGCTTTGCAATGTCCCGTTCCCCCCGGCCGTCAAGGGGCACTTCAGCACAACTGTTCGGGTAAACACGCGGGAATGCTGGCGGTTTGTCAACAGCGCAATTGGCCATTGGCAAGTTATCTCCACAAAAATCACCCCGTCCAGACCTTAATCCTCTCGAAGGTGGCGGAACTGCTGAAGATGCCAGCGGCCGAGTTTATCTGTGCCCACGACGACTGTGGGGCGCCCACGTACTTGATGCAACTGGTGCAGATGGCTACCCTTTACGGCCAACTGGCCTCGGGCAATGACTGGGCAATGGAGCGCGTCGTTCGTGCCATGACCCATCACCCTGATTTTGTTGCCGGTCCTGGTGCCTTTGATAGCGAGCTGATGCGCCTTACGGAGGGGGAAATCCTCAGTAAGTCCGGGGCTGAGGGGATTCAGTGTGTAGGTCGTGTCGGTGAAGGGATGGGATTGGCAATTAAAGTCAGTGATGGTGCTAAGCGTGCTAAATATGCCGTTGCCATTCAACTATTGAAGCAACTGGGCTGGATTACTCCCAGTGTGGCGGAAGCCTTGGGAGAGCAGTTTCTGATTCCCAACCAATTTACCCGTCTCGAGGTGAATGGTGAACTGACCTTTGCCTAGGGGGCTAAATTCTAGCCTGAATAGGCTCTCCCTTGGGTTATGATTTGTATTCAATTTTAGTGAGCACGGAGGCTGTTGTGGCTGTTACGGCAAATATTGGTATTGGAACGATCTTTCCCGTGGTGTGGGCGGGCGATCGCGTGCAATTAATTGATCAAACCCGCTTGCCAGAGCAGTATGAACTTAGGGACATCACCACCGCAGCAGAGATGGCCACCGCCATTCGGACGATGATTGTACGGGGTGCACCAGCGATTGGTGTAGCAGCAGCTTTTGGTATGGTTTTAGGGGCACGGGAATACAGGGGGAGCGATCGCGAGGGGTTCTTGGCACACCTTGAAAAGGTTGCCTCAGAATTGCGGCAAACCCGCCCAACAGCCGTGAATTTATTTTGGGCCATCGATCGCATGCTAGCAGCAGCCCAACAGCCCACAGCCACTGTTGAGGAACTCCAGAACCACCTTCTAGAAACCGCCCAAACCATTGCCCGTGAAGATGTGCAAACCTGTCAAGCCATTGGTGCAAATGGTCTTCATGTCCTGCCGAAAACCCCTGAGAAATTACGCCTGCTTACCCACTGCAATGCCGGGGCCCTAGCAACGGCGGGCTATGGCACTGCCCTAGGAGTGGTGCGTGCGGCTTGGGCAGCGGGTCGCTTAGAGCGGGTCTATGCCGATGAAACCCGTCCCCGCCTTCAAGGGGCTAAGTTAACCGCTTGGGAATGTGTCCAAGAGGGCATTCCCGTCACCGTGCTTGCCGATACGATGGCGGCGCACTGTATGCAGCGGGGGATGATTGATGCGGTGGTGGTGGGTGCCGATCGCATTGCCCTGAATGGCGATACCGCCAACAAAATCGGTACCTACAGCGTTGCCCTAGCCGCCAAAGCCCACAACATTCCCTTCTTTGTCGCCGCACCCCTTTCAACAATTGACACCAAAATTGCCACTGGAGCGGAAATTCCCATTGAGGAGCGACACCCCCAAGAAATTTATCAGGTGGGGTTTAGCCGCATTACCCCTGCTGGGGTAGATTTTTACAATCCTGCCTTTGATGTTACCCCTGCCCATTTAATTAGTGGCATTATCACAGAGCTAGGGGTTTTTGCTCCCGCTGACCTCGCACGGGGTATTGGCGCAGCAGGTTAACGGCGGCAGACCGCACGGGCAATATCACCCGCTATCGTCCCGGCAGGATAGCTTTTGGTTCCCGTCCAATCCCAGCCGTAATAATCACTCTTAACATCGTAGGGATTACAGGAGGCCGTTGCCCGATGCCAGTAATCGTCGCCAAGGGTTGAGAGGCTAAAATCCACTTGGATAATGCCATTGCTGTTTCTATAAAAGCGACGGGAATCCATATCCACAGTGTAAACACGACCTTTACTGTCGCGAGCCACTTGCACTTCCATTTCTGCTAAAACAGGGGGGGCGATCGCCAGACCAAGGCTCAACGTTGCTGCCCCCACAAAAGCAACAGATGTACGAGACATCGTTTTAAAACCTCATTTATCTTGTTGTGTCGCCATCCTAGCAACTGTGCTAGAAAATCGTTATTCCCAATTCAAAAAGCTTTATAGATAAAGATGATTTCCTCGCCATCCTCCTTAAGCACAACCGACCTCAACGCCCTCGCCGAACGCATTCGTATGGCGGCTGCCCAAGCGAATGGAGATGTTCATGCTCTTTTAGCCCTGCTGCGGCTTTTGGAGCAATTGCATCGCGAAATTTGTGACAATCGGTTTCAGGCGGCTTTGCCCACCAACCGCCAAGCTCTGTATAAACTCCTGCGGGATATTGAAACCAATGGCGGCTGGCCCTATATTCCCCGCAAACGCCTAGAGTCCTTTTTGGGGGCGATTCAAGAGGAATCCCATCAGCATGAATGTTGAACGCTGGCTGATCCGCCAAGAGCCACAATGGCTAGAGCTGGAGCAACTCCTCAACCGTGCGGAGACGGAGGGGATTCAGAGGTTATCCGCCGCTGAAATTTGCCGCCTCAGTCAGTTGTACCGCCTTGTCAGTGCCGATTTAGCACGGGCAAAAACGCGCCGCTTGGGCAGCAGCATCGTCAACTATTTGCAGGGTCTCACCTTGCGGAGCTACAGCCAAGTCTATCAGGGTCAGCGCTCCCAAGATTGGCGCAAGGTCTGGTGGTTTTTCCAGGGGGGTTTCCCGGCAGTTGTCCAGCAAACATGGGTCTATACGGCCTTTGCTTTGGGGGTGTTTCTGGTGGCGGCTGCGATTGCTTGGTGGTATGCTTGGCGCGATCGCCCGTTTTTGGAACTGCTGGTGCCCGCAGACATCCTTTCCCTTGTGGAAGAGGAGGGCAAGCTATGGATGGGATCGATCGTGGGGGTTGAACCCTTGGCCTCTAGTGCCATTATGACCAATAACCTGAGTGTTGCCTTTGCAATGTTAGCGGGAGGCATTCTTGGGGGACTAGGAACGCTTTATATCCTCTGGAACAACGGTCTGCACATCGGAGCAATCGCTGCCCTTGTGGCGCAAAACAACCTAGAGTATCCCTTTTGGGCCTTTGTCAGTCCCCATGGTGCTTTGGAGTTGCCCGCCATTTTTCTAGCCGGTGCTGCGGGTCTATTGCTGGGGCAGGCGATTCTCTTGCCGGGGCGATACCCCCGCTTTAGGGCTTTGAAACGCAATGGTGCCTTAGCCGCGCAACTGATGTTTGGGATTGTCCCGCTCTTGGTGATTGCGGGTATTATTGAGGGGTTTTGGTCGCCCAATCCGTTAATTCCCAACAGTGTGAAGTATCTTTCTGGTCTAGGCTTGTTTGCTGCTTTAGGGTTTTATTTGGCTTGGCCTCTAGAGCGATCGCCCACGGGTGAGGGAAAATAGAAGAATGCTTTATTGACGTTTAGGCCGATCGCGAGAACACTATGGCAGAAAACTGGCGCAGTCGCATCATCACAGAAGGCATTCAACGCACCCCCAACCGTGCGATGTTGCGAGCCGTTGGCTTTAGGGATGAGGATTTCAACAAGCCCATTGTTGGGGTGGCCAGTGCCCACAGTACGATTACCCCTTGCAATATGGGGATTGCCGCCCTTGCCAGTCGCGCCGAAGCAGGCATTCGGGCAGCGGGGGGGATGCCGCAGTTGTTTGGCACAATTACGGTCAGCGATGGGATTTCCATGGGCACGGAGGGGATGAAATACTCCTTGGTCTCGCGGGATGTGATTGCTGATTCGATTGAGACCGCCTGTAATGCCCAAAGTATGGATGGGGTGCTGGCGATCGGTGGCTGCGACAAAAATATGCCCGGCGCGATGATTGCCATGGCACGGATGAACATTCCCGCCATTTTTGTCTATGGGGGCACGATTAAGCCTGGTCATTGGCAGGGTCAAGACCTTACGGTTGTTAGCGCCTTTGAAGCGGTGGGTCAGTTTAGTGCCGGCAAAATGGATGAGGCGACGCTCCATGCCATCGAGCACCATGCTTGTCCGGGGGCGGGTTCCTGTGGTGGCATGTTTACCGCAAACACCATGTCCTCAGCTTTTGAAGCCATGGGCATGAGCCTGATGTACTCCTCAACAATGACGGCAGAGGATGCTGAAAAGGCTGACAATACAGAGCTAGCGGGCAAGGTGCTGGTGGAGGCGATTCGCAAGAATATTCGACCGCGCGATATTATCACCCGCAAATCCATTGAAAATGCCCTCAGTGTGATTATGGCGATCGGTGGCTCGACGAATGCCGTGCTGCACTTTCTGGCGATCGCCCACAGTGCCGAGGTACCTCTCACCATTGATGACTTTGAAACCATTCGCCAACGGGTGCCCGTTCTCTGCGACCTCAAGCCCTCCGGTAAATACGTCACCGCCGATCTACATCAGGCAGGGGGTATTCCCCAAGTGATGAAAATACTCCTCAATGCCGGCTTGCTCCACGGGGATTGCCTGACAATTACGGGGGAAACCATTGCCGAGCGGCTGCGGGATGTGCCCGATACCCCTGACCCCAAGCAAGATGTGATTCGTCCTTTCGATCAGCCCTTGTATGCCACGGGTCACCTGACCATTCTCAAGGGCAATTTAGCCAGTGAGGGGGCTGTGGCCAAAATCTCCGGGGTGAAAAATCCCCAAATTACTGGGCCGGCTCGCGTCTTTGACTCCGAGGAAGCCTGTCTTGATGCCATTCTTGCCGGCAAGATCAATCCCGGCGATGTCATTGTCATTCGCTATGAAGGCCCTGTGGGTGGTCCGGGGATGCGGGAAATGCTGGCTCCCACCTCTGCTATTATTGGTGCCGGTTTAGGGGATAGCGTCGGCCTCATTACCGATGGTCGCTTCTCTGGTGGGACCTATGGCATGGTCGTGGGTCACGTGGCTCCGGAGGCGGCGGTGGGTGGGACAATCGCCCTTGTGGAGGAGGGAGACTCGATCACCATTGATGCCCACCAGCGGCTGCTGCAACTGAATGTCAGTGAGGAAGAATTGGCGGCGCGGCGGGCTAAATGGCAGCCCCCTGCTCCCCGCTATACCCGTGGGGTATTGGCCAAATATGCCAAATTGGTGTCTTCTAGTAGCCTTGGGGCGGTGACTGATCGCTTTGTCTAGAGCCGGCTAATTCCTGTAAAAAGGCCTCGATACCAGCGAGATCCCTCGTTTGGCGTGGATAAATCATAGGCGGGCGTTGCAGCGTAATCAGCTTCACCCCCAGCTCACGGGCAAGGGTCTGCTTGATCTGCTCACTCTCGGTGCCTGAGGCCTTGGTGACCACCGTTGTAATCTGCCACTGTTGCCAGAGGGCACGCTCTAGCTCGAGGGACACGGGTGGGAAAATGGCAATTAAGCGCTGGCGATCGAACCCCGCCGCTAGGGCAGCTTCCAAGGCAGTGACTGTGGGCAAAATCCGTGCAAAGAGCGTTGCTTGACGCTGGAGAGGGGCAAAGGCCGCCAACAGTTTTACCCCCAAGGTTAACAACACCCGCTCACCCACCAAGAGCTTACCTTGCAGCAGCGTCGCTACATCTGTATAGATACCCGCTGCTTGGGGCAAATCTGGGCGTTCAAACCGCAGGTAAGGCAGCCCCAGTTCTTGACTGATCTCAATGGCAAGGGCAGAAATGTCAACTGCAAAGGGGTGGGAGGCATCCACAATCCCTTGAATGGCGTGTTGCTGAATTAACTGGCGGACGCGGTCAGGAGTCAGGCGCTCCACATGGCACGTGAGCAAGGGATGGGCTGCATAAAGCTCAGAGGCGGCTGGTGTGGTTACGCTCACCCAGCAAGGAAACCCTTGGCATAGGATTAAATCAGCAATCCAGCGACTCTCATGGGTGCCGCCAATCAGCCAAATCGCCCCCCTCACCTAGCCCAGCAGTGCGCGGCGAAAGTTTTCCCGATAGGACTTATTTATGAGCAGCGGTAGCCACAGCACACTGAGGACAAAGCGCGATTGTGTGTAGTAGGTGCGGTGAAACCCTTGCCAAAAGCGCAGGGCAATCAAGAAGTAGAGAACAATTGCACCCAGACCAAGGAGTTCCATAAAGACATTGGTGAATCTGAACTACCACTTCCACATTACTGGATTTTCCAGATCAAGGGTGGCGATGACCGGCTGGCTAATTTCATCGAGCATGGCCAAAATCGACTCATCCAAGTGGAGGTCAGCCGCTTTGATATTTTCTAGCACCTGCTCTGGATGGCGGGCACCGACAATGGCACAGGTTTGCGGTTGATGGAGTAGCCACGCCAAGGCTAAATTCCCTACCGTTGTGCCCAAGCTGGTGGCAATGGGTTTCATCAACTCAATGGCTTCGAGGGCACGGGCGTAGGTTTCCCCCTGAAAGAGTTGGTTTTTGGCACGGTTATCTTCAGGATCAAACTGGTGGCCGGGGCCAAAGCGACCCGTGAGTAACCCTTGGGCAAGGGAGGAGTAGGCCAAAACCGTAATCTCATGCTCAATACAAAAAGGAATTAATTCTGTTTCTGCCCAGCGCCAAAAGAGGGAATAGGGGGGCTGGATACTGTCAATGCGTCCGTACTGCATTGCTTCGGCCAGTTGGGCACGGGAGAAGTTGGAGACACCAATGGCACGGATTTTGCCGGCGACTTTCAACTCCACCATTGCCTGCATGGTTTCCGCAATGGGCACGATTTCTGAGCCAAAGGAACCGGCTGGCCAGTGAATTTGGTAGAGATCAATGTAGTCGGTGTTGAGGTTGCGGAGTGATCGCTCGCAGGCGGCAATCACGTCTTTGTAGCGCAAGTGATTGGCAAAGACCTTCGTCGCATAGACACAGCGATCGCGCAAGTTGCCCACAGCAGCAGCCACAATCCGCTCTGAATGACCATCCCCATAGACCTCAGCCGTATCAATGGTGGTCATCCCTGCTTCGACAGCGGTACGAATCGTGCGAATGGACTCCTCATCTTCAATACTGACCCACCAACGTTTGCCCGCTTGCCAAGTGCCAAGAATCAGCGGTGTGATTTGAATTTCTGTGCGGCCGAGGAGACGAGTTTGCATAAAATTCTTCCCTTAAAGGAACAGCTAGTGAGGGACGGTGGGAGACTGCACAATGGGTTTGACGACAACGCGGTTGCGCCCTTGGCGTTTGGCATCATAAAGCGCCTGATCCGCTGCATTAAAAAGCTCTAAAGGAGAATCACTGCCCCTCGGAATCAGAACTGCTACCCCAAAGCTCAGACTCACACAACAGCCCACTGAAGAATATTCATGGACAATGTATCTCCCTTGAATAACCTCCTGCAACTGCCGCGCCACCAACTCCGCACCGCCAATGTCTGTATTCGGCAAGATGATCACAAACTCTTCACCGCCATAGCGGGCAACAAAATTACGGGGACGGCGTACCCCCTCCCGCAAAGCCTCTGCCACCTGCTGCAAGCATCGATCGCCTGCATGGTGGCCATAATTGGTGCATCCGTGCTAGGAGTTCGTCCCCCTTGATATTTGGCATGATGTAGCCGAAGAGCACCAAGGCAATCTCGTACTCCTCTTGCTGTAGCTCACTCATCAAGGCAAGGGCATCTGCACCATCTTCTGCGGTTTCCACAATGCACTCCTCTCCGAGAGCACGCCGCAGTTCAAT contains these protein-coding regions:
- a CDS encoding CGLD27 family protein; this encodes MSQILCPVPADQRPINEYRDLKASWFFEWSSWPRPRFQRRLLLLWGMAWLVSGPVAIASFSLKEAPIQTFLAGALGANFLLLLILLRLVLGWAYVGDRLQRPTVVYEETGWYDGQEWQKPEAELAQDRLIYTYELRPILQRLQMTLLALVIFSLGLALSWALL
- a CDS encoding asparaginase; this encodes MSKRTQAPALDICLLREGIVESRHHAHAVVCDVRGRILALAGNAETAAFIRSALKPFQALAVTTTGTMERFDLSDRDLAIICSSHQGRIEQVRQVFNILWRADVDPTALQCPVPPGRQGALQHNCSGKHAGMLAVCQQRNWPLASYLHKNHPVQTLILSKVAELLKMPAAEFICAHDDCGAPTYLMQLVQMATLYGQLASGNDWAMERVVRAMTHHPDFVAGPGAFDSELMRLTEGEILSKSGAEGIQCVGRVGEGMGLAIKVSDGAKRAKYAVAIQLLKQLGWITPSVAEALGEQFLIPNQFTRLEVNGELTFA
- the mtnA gene encoding S-methyl-5-thioribose-1-phosphate isomerase → MAVTANIGIGTIFPVVWAGDRVQLIDQTRLPEQYELRDITTAAEMATAIRTMIVRGAPAIGVAAAFGMVLGAREYRGSDREGFLAHLEKVASELRQTRPTAVNLFWAIDRMLAAAQQPTATVEELQNHLLETAQTIAREDVQTCQAIGANGLHVLPKTPEKLRLLTHCNAGALATAGYGTALGVVRAAWAAGRLERVYADETRPRLQGAKLTAWECVQEGIPVTVLADTMAAHCMQRGMIDAVVVGADRIALNGDTANKIGTYSVALAAKAHNIPFFVAAPLSTIDTKIATGAEIPIEERHPQEIYQVGFSRITPAGVDFYNPAFDVTPAHLISGIITELGVFAPADLARGIGAAG
- a CDS encoding stage II sporulation protein M, giving the protein MNVERWLIRQEPQWLELEQLLNRAETEGIQRLSAAEICRLSQLYRLVSADLARAKTRRLGSSIVNYLQGLTLRSYSQVYQGQRSQDWRKVWWFFQGGFPAVVQQTWVYTAFALGVFLVAAAIAWWYAWRDRPFLELLVPADILSLVEEEGKLWMGSIVGVEPLASSAIMTNNLSVAFAMLAGGILGGLGTLYILWNNGLHIGAIAALVAQNNLEYPFWAFVSPHGALELPAIFLAGAAGLLLGQAILLPGRYPRFRALKRNGALAAQLMFGIVPLLVIAGIIEGFWSPNPLIPNSVKYLSGLGLFAALGFYLAWPLERSPTGEGK
- the ilvD gene encoding dihydroxy-acid dehydratase, producing the protein MAENWRSRIITEGIQRTPNRAMLRAVGFRDEDFNKPIVGVASAHSTITPCNMGIAALASRAEAGIRAAGGMPQLFGTITVSDGISMGTEGMKYSLVSRDVIADSIETACNAQSMDGVLAIGGCDKNMPGAMIAMARMNIPAIFVYGGTIKPGHWQGQDLTVVSAFEAVGQFSAGKMDEATLHAIEHHACPGAGSCGGMFTANTMSSAFEAMGMSLMYSSTMTAEDAEKADNTELAGKVLVEAIRKNIRPRDIITRKSIENALSVIMAIGGSTNAVLHFLAIAHSAEVPLTIDDFETIRQRVPVLCDLKPSGKYVTADLHQAGGIPQVMKILLNAGLLHGDCLTITGETIAERLRDVPDTPDPKQDVIRPFDQPLYATGHLTILKGNLASEGAVAKISGVKNPQITGPARVFDSEEACLDAILAGKINPGDVIVIRYEGPVGGPGMREMLAPTSAIIGAGLGDSVGLITDGRFSGGTYGMVVGHVAPEAAVGGTIALVEEGDSITIDAHQRLLQLNVSEEELAARRAKWQPPAPRYTRGVLAKYAKLVSSSSLGAVTDRFV
- a CDS encoding cobalt-precorrin-6A reductase — protein: MRGAIWLIGGTHESRWIADLILCQGFPCWVSVTTPAASELYAAHPLLTCHVERLTPDRVRQLIQQHAIQGIVDASHPFAVDISALAIEISQELGLPYLRFERPDLPQAAGIYTDVATLLQGKLLVGERVLLTLGVKLLAAFAPLQRQATLFARILPTVTALEAALAAGFDRQRLIAIFPPVSLELERALWQQWQITTVVTKASGTESEQIKQTLARELGVKLITLQRPPMIYPRQTRDLAGIEAFLQELAGSRQSDQSPPQGY
- a CDS encoding aldo/keto reductase, encoding MQTRLLGRTEIQITPLILGTWQAGKRWWVSIEDEESIRTIRTAVEAGMTTIDTAEVYGDGHSERIVAAAVGNLRDRCVYATKVFANHLRYKDVIAACERSLRNLNTDYIDLYQIHWPAGSFGSEIVPIAETMQAMVELKVAGKIRAIGVSNFSRAQLAEAMQYGRIDSIQPPYSLFWRWAETELIPFCIEHEITVLAYSSLAQGLLTGRFGPGHQFDPEDNRAKNQLFQGETYARALEAIELMKPIATSLGTTVGNLALAWLLHQPQTCAIVGARHPEQVLENIKAADLHLDESILAMLDEISQPVIATLDLENPVMWKW
- a CDS encoding GGDEF domain-containing protein, with amino-acid sequence MAEALREGVRRPRNFVARYGGEEFVIILPNTDIGGAELVARQLQEVIQGRYIVHEYSSVGCCVSLSFGVAVLIPRGSDSPLELFNAADQALYDAKRQGRNRVVVKPIVQSPTVPH
- a CDS encoding response regulator, translating into MKNQPIHRKPVVICVDDEPAVLESLRIELRRALGEECIVETAEDGADALALMSELQQEEYEIALVLFGYIMPNIKGDELLARMHQLWPPCRRSMLAAGGRGFAGGGTPSP